The following DNA comes from Halalkaliarchaeum sp. AArc-CO.
CCCTTCGGCAGTCTTTTATATAGTGTCTCCATGTATCTCATCCATGGATCGCCAGCTATCGATCGTTTCTCCCCGGTTTGTCGTCCGCTATCTCAGGGTGATCTGGCGTGGCTGAAAACGAGCAGGAACTCGCCCGTGACCTCGGTTTCCTCGAGGCGTACACCCTCGGTCTGGGCACCATGATCGGGGCGGGGATCTTCGTATTGCCCGGAATCGTCGCCGGACGGGCAGGCCCGGCGAGCATGGTGTCGTTTGCGATCGCTGGCGTCGTCTCGCTTTTGGCCGCGCTGTCGCTGTCCGAACTGGCGACCGGGATGCCGAAAGCAGGTGGGAGTTACTACTACGTCAATCGTGCGCTCGGCGGATTTTTCGGCAGTATCGTCGGCTGGGGAATGTGGGTCGGGCTCATGTTCGCGACCGCGTTCTACATGCTCGGATTCGGACAGTATCTCGCCGGCCTTCACCCGTCGATTCCGATCGTCGCCTCGGCGCTCGTGATGGGGGCGATCCTCACGCTCGTCAACTACCGTGGAGTAAAAGAGACCGGATCGCTTCAGAACGTGATCGTCATCGCGCTGGTCGTGTTGATCATCGCGTTTATCGCCTTCGGCCTCGCGGCGCTCGACCCGTCGCTTTTGACGCCGTTCGCTCCCGAGGGGTGGAGTGCAGTGGGACTCACCGCCGGCACCGTCTTCGTGGCGTTCATCGGGTTCGAAGTGATCGCAACGTCGGCCGAGGAGATCAAGAACCCGGGTCGCAACCTCCCGCTGTCGATGATCGCCGCGGTCGTGACGCCCGCAATCCTGTACGTACTCGTGATGCTCGTCTCGACGGGCGTACTCCCGATTCCCGAACTCGAGGTTTCGACGATTCCTGTCGCGGACGTCGCCATGGTGTACGCCGGCGAGATCGGCTCGCTCGCGATGATCTTCGGGGCGGTGCTGGCAACCGTTTCTTCGGCGAACGCGTCGATCCTCTCGGCCGCACGGGTGAACTTCGCGATGGGCCGGGACAGAATCCTCACTGTCTGGCTCAACCAGGTCCACGAACGGTTCCGAACCCCGTATCGGGCGATCCTTGCGACCGGGATCGTCATCCTCCTGTTGATCGCAGGTCCCCTTCCGATCGACACGCTCGCGGACGTCGCCTCCTTCTCGTACCTGGTCGCGTACGCGCTGGTTCACGTCGCGGTGGTCGTCATGCGTCGGGCAGACCCCGCGACGTACGATCCGGATTTCCGCATCCCAGATCCCCTGTATCCCGCCGTGCCGATCGCCGGTGGGTTGGGGTGTCTCGCCGTCATGATTCAGATGCGACCACTCGTCCAGGGGATCGGTCTCGCGATCGTGGGCATCGGTGTCGGCTGGTACTTCCTGTACGTCCGCGAGCGAACCGAGACGGTCGGCCTCGTCGGCGAGGCGATAGCAACTGAACCGGCCGGTGGAGCCGGATCCGTCGGGGGGACCGGAAACGGAGACGGGGATGGGGACGTATACCGCGTCGTCGTTCCGGTCGCGAACCCGGACACCGAAGAGACGCTGATCCGGTATGCGGCCGCCAGCGCCCACGGACACGATGGGGAGGCCGAATTGATAGCAGTCAACGTGATCGAAGTGCCCCCCCAGACCTCTCCGGCCCAGATCGAACTCGAGGAGGAGCGCGTCGGGCGTCAGCAGGAACTGCTCGAAAGTGCCCGGGACACTGCCGACACGCTGTCGTTACCGCTGCAAACGCGAGCGATCGTCGGCCGGCACGCCGGCGACGCGATTCTCTCGATCATCCGCGAGGAAGAGGCCGACCACGTGTTGATGGGCTGGAGTCCAGACCATCGCCGACGGGACGCGGTGTTCGGATCCACGCTCGACACGGTCGTCGAACAGGCGCCGTGTGAGGTGTCGCTCGTGACGCGTCCGAGTATGCGTCCCGGTAACGTCGTCGCGCTCGCCGGACGTGGGCCGAACGCACCCGTGGCAGCAAGGCGGGCTGGCGAAATCCACCGTACGTTCGAAGATTCGTCGCTCACGCTCCTGAGCGTGCAGCAACCGCTCGCCGCGACTGACCAGTCCGAATCGGTGGGCTCCGGCGTGGACGGACCGGACGGTTCCGACGATGGTGAAACAAGCGATTCCGACGCCAGTGAAACGAGCGATTCCGACGACGGTGAACGGGAGGATCCCGAAACCGTCGGCAAAGAAACCATCGACGACGTCGCAGCCGCTGCGGGCCTCGACCCGGACGAGTACGAGTCGCGGGTAGTGGTCGACGAGAACGTCAGGGAGGCGCTGCTCGAAACGGTCGACGCGTACGACACCGTCGCCGTCGGAGCGACCGGGGAGAGCTTCGTCGCCCGGACGATGTACGGCACTATTCCACGCGACATCGTTTCACGTACCGACAACACGGTCGTGATCGCACGCGGGGGCGACGCACGGCCTCGTTCGCTCAAACGGGCAATCCTCGAGCGTCTCGTCGCCCTCCTGGAATCCGAACCGACGGAAAACCAATCGATGAACTCGTGACATGACGGTGAAAGTAGACTGGCGAGCAAGTGTCGCCCTGACTGGAACTGCGTTGAAGTACATCTCGTTTGCGATGTTCGTCCCCCTCGCCGTCGCCGTCGTCTATCGGGAGGACGTTCTGGTGTTCCTCGTCTCGCTTTCGATCGCACTCGGGATCGGACTGCTGCTGGAACGCGCCTCCGATCACACGGATCTGGGGCCTCGCGAGGCGCTGTTGTTCGTCACGCTCGTGTGGGGCGTCGTGTCGCTGGTCGGTGCCGTCCCGTACGTGCTGGCCGGCTACGGGACCGCCTCGACGCTGTCACATCCGATCAATGCGCTGTTCGAATCGGTGTCCGGATTCACGACCACCGGCGCGACCGTGATGGGGGAGATCTCCTTCGAGCAGCATTCACACGCACTGTTGCTGTGGCGACAGCTCACCCAGTGGCTCGGCGGAATGGGGATCATCGTACTGATGGTCGCGATCCTGCCCGAGCTGGCGGTCAACGGGGCACAGCTGGTCGACTCGGAGGCGCCGGGTCCAGAACTCCAGAAGCTGACGCCGCGCATTGCGGAAACCGCCCGGATCCTGTGGCTGTTTTACTTCGCGTTCACGCTGCTTTACGTGCTGCTGTTGCTCGTGTTACATTTCGTCGGATTCGCACCGAATATGGACGTGTACAACGCCGTGGCCCACGGCTTCACGACGCTGCCGACCGGAGGGTTCTCCCCGCAGGCCGACAGCATCGCCGCGTTCTCGCCTGCGGTGCAGTGGGTCGTGATTCCATTCATGCTCGTCGCAGGGACGAATTTCGCGCTGTTTTATTACGTCCTCCAGGGGGAGTACCGGTCGTTCTTCCGGAACCGGGAGTTCCAGGCGTACATCGGTGCCGTCGCCGGATTGATCGTCGTCCTCTGGGGACTGCTGTTCACCGGCGCAGCACCGACCCTCGAACTCGGCGGCACGACGGAAGGTGTTCTCGAGAACTCGCTGCGGCAGGCTGCATTCCAGATCGGCTCTCTCCTGAACTCGACAGGGTATGCAACCAGTGACTTCGCCCAGTGGGACGCGAGCGCCCAGATCGTGTTGTTGTTCGCGATGTTCATCGGCGGTTCGGCTGGGTCGACCGGGGGTGGAATCAAAGTCGTCCGGTGGCTCGTCGTCCTCAAGACGATCCGACGCGAGCTTTTCACCACTGCACACCCCGATGCGGTCAAGCCGGTCCGACTGGGGAGGTACGTCGTCGACGAGGACGTAATCAAAGCAATTTTCGCCTTTACGCTGTTGTATCTGGTTCTCTTCGCCGTCGCAGCCGTCGTGATCACGCTAGACGCCTCCCGTGTCGGGCTCGAACTTTCGGTTCTGGAGGCCGCAAGCGCAAGCCTTGCGACGATCGGGAACATCGGTCCGGGGTTCGGGCTGCTCGGCCCGTTCGGAAGCTATCTGGCGTTTCCCCCGACGAGCAAGCTACTGATGATCTTCCTGATGTGGATCGGCCGGCTCGAGATCATCCCCGTATTGGTGCTTTTCACCGGCGCGTTCTGGAAGCGGTAACGGAGTGGGGGATCCGTTGCCGACCCCGTTTTAAGTAACTCCGCGGCGTACCTTCAGTATGCACACGAACCGCTCGCTCGGGCTTCCGTCCGGTCGTGAGGCACTTCTCGCGGCGGGCTTCGTCGTCGGCGTCAACGCCCTCGGCGCGCTCCCCGCATTCCTTTTCGGCTCCGAAACCGGCTGGATCGACCGGCCGTGGTTCTATCCGCCGGAGATCCTGTTCCCGATCGTCTGGACGCTGCTTTTCACGCTACTCGGGCTTGCGCTGTACCGCGTCTGGAAACGCGGGATCGGACGCCGCGACGTGCGGGTCGCGTTCGGCGTCTTCGCCGCCCAGTTCTCACTCAACCTCCTGTGGACGCCGGTCTTTTTCGGCCTCCAGCGACCAGATCTGGGGCTGTTGGTGATCCTCGTGCTCTGGGTCGGAATCGTTGCCACAATTGTCGCCTTCGACCGCGTCGACCGGGTGGCTGCCGCGCTTGTCGTCCCGTATCTGCTGTGGGTGTCGTTCGCTGCGGTTCTCAATTACGCAATTTACGCCGCGTGACAGGCGGACACCATTGTGCTGGCGGGTGGAAGAGCGACACTTATCGGTCGTGGGTACAACGGGGAGTTATGAGCAAGATTACGCCCCCCGAACTCGACGACCGACTCTCAGCCGGTGAGAACCTGTTTTTGCTGGACATCCGCCCCCGAGACTCGTTTCGAAACGGAAGTATCGACGGGTCACATAACGTTCCGGTGTACGGTGACCTCCAGCGCGGAGACGAATCGTCGCTTCGAAGTCAACTGGACGAAATCCCCCGCGACGAGGACGTCGTCGTGATCTGCAAGGCCGGCATCGTCGCGAAGAAGGCGACCGCCATCCTGAACGAGGAGGGATGCGACGCCGCCACACTTCTGGGAGGGATGAGCGGTTGGAACGGCTACAAAAACGGAACGATCGGGTACAGATTGCGGTCGCTGCTGTGGCGGGCGACCGGTTGAGACGGCAAGTCAGGACCACGGTGAGTCGAGACCCCCGATGTACGGACCGCGGGCGAGAGCGTCCGAGCGTGTTCCCGTGGCTGTTGCCCTATTGATGTCGGGTTTGTGCCCGGTTTGCACGACAATTCTGCGCTTTTATTGAAAATGGCCCCCAGTAGTACGGCCCTCCGGTCACTGTCAACGCGTCTCAGACGAACGATTGAAATACCGCGTGCGTCTACCCGCCCCTATGAGCGGACAAGACCCTTTCGGTGCGATCCGCGAGTTCGAGCACGACGGGACCACCTACCGGATGGCGGACCTGACCGCGCTCGAGGACGCCGGACTGTGTGACCTGGAGAAACTGCCGGTCAGCATCCGGGTGTTGCTGGAGTCGGTGCTCCGCAACGTCGACGGCGAGGGAATCACCGAAGACGACGTCCGCAACGCCGCCGCCTGGGAGCCGGACGTCCCCGACGTCGAGGTGCCCTTCACGCCCTCCCGGGTCGTGCTACAGGACCTCACGGGCGTTCCGGCCGTGGTCGACCTCGCGGCGCTCAGGTCGGCCGCCGACCGCAACGGGGCGGACCCCTCGATCGTCGAGCCGGAGGTTCCGTGTGACCTGGTGATCGATCACAGCGTCCAGGTCGACTACTTCGGTTCCGAGGACGCCTACGAGAAGAACGTCGAACTCGAGTACGAGCGCAACGAGGAGCGCTACCGCGCGATCAAGTGGGCGCAGAACGCGTTCGACCGGTTCCAGGTCGTCCCGCCGGGCACGGGAATCGTCCACCAGGTGAACCTCGAACATCTCGGACAGGTCGTTCACGACCGCGAGCGCGACGGCGACCGGTGGCTCGTTCCCGACACCCTCGTGGGGACCGACAGTCACACCCCCATGATCGGTGGGATCGGTGTCGTCGGTTGGGGCGTCGGCGGCATCGAGGCCGAGGCCGCCATGCTCGGCCAGCCGATCACGATGAAGCTCCCGGAGGTCGTCGGCGTCCGGCTCACCGGCGAACTCCCGGAGGGCGCCACCGCGACGGACCTGGTGTTGCACATCACCGAACAGCTCCGCGAGGTCGGCGTCGTCGACCGGTTCGTCGAGTTCTTCGGTCCGGGCGTTTCGAGCCTCACCGTCGCCGACCGGGCGACCATCTCGAACATGGCCCCCGAGCAGGGCTCGACGATCAGCATGTTCCCGGTCGACGAGTCGACGCTCGATTACCTCGAGCTCACCGGACGGGATCCCGAACACGTCGAACTTGTCGAGGAGTACCTGAAGGCGCAGGGGCTGTTCGGCGAGCAGGAGCCCGAGTACACCGAGGTCGTCGAGTTCGACCTGGGGAGCGTCGAACCCAGTCTCGCCGGTCCCAAGCGCCCGCAGGACCGGGTCCCGATGGACGGAATGAAGACTCACTTCCGGGAGCTGGTCGCCGAGGAGGTCGCCGACGCGACGCCCGAGGACCCGGCCGACCTGGATCGGTGGTTCGACGACGGCGGCGACGGCGGCGCCCCCGAGACGGCTGCCGGAGGCGACGCACCCACGACGACCGCCGGGGGCGACGCCGCACAGATGCAAAAACCCTCGCCGACGTCGAAGTCGAACCTCGGCGAGAAGGTGTCGGTCGAACTCGAGGACGGCACCACAGCCGAGATCGGGCACGGAAGCGTCGTCGTCAGCGCGATCACCAGCTGTACAAACACCTCGAACCCGTCGGTGATGATCGCTGCCGGGCTGCTGGCGAAAAACGCCGTGGAGATGGGGCTCGAAGTGCCCGACTACGTCAAGACCAGCCTGGCGCCAGGGAGCCGCGTCGTCACGGAGTACCTCGAGGAGTCCGAGCTGCTCCCGTATCTCGAGGATCTGGGGTACCACGTCGTCGGGTACGGCTGTACGACCTGTATCGGCAACGCAGGCCCGCTGCCGGAATCGATCGAGGAGGCGATCGACGAACACGACCTCTGGACCACGAGCGTCCTCAGTGGCAACCGGAACTTCGAGGCGCGGATCCACCCGAAGATCAAAGCCAACTACCTGGCGAGCCCGCCCCTGGTGGTCGCGTACGGGCTGGCGGGACGGATGGACGTCGACCTCGAGGAGGAACCGATCGGCGTCGGCGACGACGGCGAACCCGTCTACCTCTCGGACGTCTGGCCGAGCCCGGAGGAGGTAAAAGAGGCAATCCACGACAACGTCGACTCCTCCATGTTCGAAGAGAAGTACGCGGAGGCGTTCGAAGGCGACGCCCGCTGGGAGGCGCTCGACGCGCCCACCGGCGACGTCTACGAGTGGGACGACGAGTCGACGTACATCCGGGAACCGCCGTTCTTCACGGACTTCCCGCTGGAAAAGCCCGGCGTGTCGAATATCGAGGACGCCCGGTGTCTCATGCTGCTGGGTGATACGGTCACCACCGACCACATCAGCCCGGCCGGTCCGTTCGGTCCCGACCTGCCGGCGGGGCAGTGGCTCATGGACCACGGCGTCGACCCCCACGAGTTCAACACCTACGGCTCCCGTCGGGGCAACCACGAAGTGATGATGCGCGGGACGTTCGCGAACGTCCGGATCGAAAACGAGATGCTCGACGGGACGGAGGGTGGCTACACGATCCACCATCCAACCGATGAAGAAACGACGGTCTTCGAGGCCAGCGAGCGCTACCGCGAGGAGGAGACGCCGCTCGTGGTGCTGTCGGGCGTGGAGTTCGGTACCGGATCCAGCCGCGACTGGGCCGCCAAAGGGACCGACCTGCTGGGGATCCGCGCGACCATCGCCGAGAGCTACGAACGGATCTACCGCGACAACCTGGTCGGCATGGGCGTGCTGCCGCTGCAGTTTTCGCCCGGCGACTCCTGGGAGTCGCTCGGGCTCGACGGTTCGGAGTACTTCCACATCCGCGGGCTCGACGACGGCCTGGAACCCAACGCCGAACTCACCGTCGTCGCCGAGAAAGAGGACGGCGAGACCGTCGAGTTCCCGGTAACCGCACAGGTCGGCACCCCCGCCGCGGTGACGTACGTCGAACACGGCGGCATCCTGCACTACGTGCTCCGGCGGCTGCTGACCGAGGAGAACTAGGCGGTTCGAGCGGTCTCGCCGGTCTGACATTCGTTTCGCGGAGACCGGCTATCGTTCGGGCTCGACGACAGATGCGTCTATGGCGGATTGCTTCCAGCAGTTAGTATGGGGGAGGATAGTATTTCGGAAGAGTACTATATTACGTTAAACCGCGGGTTTTGAAGACACGTTCCCGTTCGACCCATCCCGTGCGACGGAGTGCCGGCGTCCAAAAACACTTATCCCGCTCGTCCGGCTTCTGGATGACATGAGCGAGAGCGACGCCCAGGCAGACGTGACGGTCGTCCTTCCGGACGGATCACAGCTTTCCGTACCGGAGGGATCGACAGTCGAGGACGTCGCCTACGAGATCGGTCCGGGGCTGGGAAGGGACACAGTCGCGGGCGTCGTCGACGGCGAACTCGTGGACAAGGCCGCGGTCGTCCCCGACGGTGCCCGCCTCGAGATCGTCACCGACGACGCCGATGAGTACCTGCGGGTCCTCAGACACACGGCCGCCCACGTGTTCGCCCAGGCGCTCCAGCGGCTGTATCCGGAAGCGAAACTCGCGATCGGTCCCCCGACCGACGAGGGCTTCTACTACGACGTGACGAACGTCGACCTCGACGAGGACGACCTCGCAGAGATCGAAGAGGAGATGGAACGGATCGTCGAGGCCGACTACGAACTCCATCGCGACGAGCGCCCGCGCGAGGAGGCGATCCACGGCTACGAGGACAACCGGTTCAAACGCGAGATCCTCGAAGAGGAGGCTGCGGGCGAAGCGGTCGTCTCCTTTTACGTCCAGGACGACTGGGAGGATCTCTGTCGGGGGCCACACGTGGAGTCCACCGGCGAGGTCGGCGCGTTCGCCCTGTTGAACATCTCCTCGGCGTACTGGCGCGGCGACGAGGACAACGAGACGCTCACCCGCGTGTACGGCACGGCGTTCGAAACCGAGGACGACCTCGAGGAGTACCTCGAGCGACGCGAGGAGGCCAAAAAGCGGGACCACCGGAAGATCGGCCGGGAGATGGACCTGTTCTCGATCCCCACGGTGACGGGTCCCGGGCTCCCGCTGTATCACCCCAACGGGAAGACCGTGCTCCGGGAACTCGAGGAGTACGCCAACGAGCTCAACCGTGGGGCCGGCTACGAGGAGGTCGAGACGCCCCACGTCTTCAGGACGGAGCTGTGGAAGCAGTCCGGCCACTACGACAACTACCGGGACGACATGTTCCTCCTGGACGTAAACGAAGAGGAGTACGGTCTCAAGCCGATGAACTGTCCCGGTCACGCGACGATCTTCGACCAGAAGTCCTGGTCCTACCGGGAGCTTCCAATGCGGTACTTCGAGAACGGGAAGGTGTACCGGAAGGAGCAGCGCGGCGAGTTGTCCGGGCTCTCGCGAGTGTGGGCGTTCACGATCGACGACGGCCACCTGTTCGTCCGGCAAGACCAGATCGAGGCCGAGGTCCGGCAGGTCATGGATATGATCTTCGAGGTGATCGAGACGTTCGACCTCGAGGTCGAGGTGGCGCTTGCGACCCGGCCGGAGAAGTCGGTGGGAAGCGACGAAATCTGGGAGTCTGCGGAGTCACAGCTGCGGGAGGTGCTCGAAAACGACGGACACGATTACGACCTCGAACCCGGTGACGGCGCCTTCTACGGGCCGAAGATCGACTTCGCGTTCGAGGACGCGCTCGGCCGCAGCTGGGACGGGCCGACCGTTCAGCTGGACTTCAACATGCCCGAGCGGTTCGATCTCACCTACACGGGCGAGGACAACGAGGAGCACCGCCCGGTGATGATCCACCGGGCGCTGTACGGCAGCTACGAGCGCTTCTTCATGGTGCTGATCGAGCACTTCGACGGGAACTTCCCGCTGTGGCTGGCCCCCGAACAGGTTCGGATCCTCCCCGTGAGCGACGAGACGCTCGGCTACGCCCACCGCGTGAAAAACGATCTTTCGGAGGCCGGCTTCCGGGTCGACATCGAGGACCGCGACTGGACGGTCGGCCGGAAGATCCGGGCCGGCCACGACGACCGGCTCCCATATATGCTGGTCGTCGGTCCCGACGAGGAGGAGACCGGTACTGTCTCCGTACGGGACCGGTTCGAGCGTGAAAAAGCGGACGTCGAACTGGAGGCGTTCCTCGAACACCTCGAAAACGAACGCGAGGAGAAACGGACCGAACCGGACTTCCTCGCGTGAGCTAGTCGCCAGGTCGATTTGCCGGGGAGCGCGATCGGCGGGGACCGGATCGACGTCCCGGGGTCGTGATCGCCGTGCGTTCGTTCTGTGGACAGTTCAGGCGGGTTCGACGCGCCAGGTCGTCGCGCCGGTGTAGGACCACTTTTCGATCTGGAGGTCCGCGGCGGATTCGCTGAGCTTCACCATCAGCGCGCCGATCTCCTTCGGGGAGAGGTCGACATCGTCGGCGATGAACTTGCTCTTGAAGTAGAGTTCGCCGTCTTCGGCTCGCTTTCGGAGGTACGACCTGAGACGTTCCTCTTTCGACTCTTCAGTGGAGTCCGTCTCCGTCGTCACGTCGGTGGAGGGGGTTGCAGTCGCGCTCATTGTGACACCTCGTCCCTCCATTGTGCCGAGGGGGTGTTATAAAGGCAGGAACGTTAGGGGTGATTCAGCTCCTTTCAGGAGAGTGTTGCCGATAAACTGTGTCTGACGGACGTTTTACGAACTTTTTAAATCAGTCTAGAAGTTTTAAAACATGATCTGAGGCTTCAAGATGGGTTCCGATCGACGAGACGTTCGGTCCACGAATGAACGGTAGTTTCGACGCCGAAATCCGTTTTCGATCGGTGAGAATTCCGCTTTCGTCGGCGATACTCACTCGCGCTCGTGGAGCCAGAACTCTTCGCTTTCGGTCGATTCCTTCTTGAAGATCGGCACTTCTTCCTTCAACTGGTCGATCCCGTCTTCGACTGCCCGGAACGCCTGCTTTCGATGCCCCGCGAGGACGACGACGAAGACGATGTCCTCACCGGCCTCGATGACGCCCGAACGGTGGTGTAGCAACACTTCGAACACCTCATCCCGGGACTCCAGGCGCTTCCGGATGTCGTCCATCCGGTTTTCGGCGACGCCGTCGTACTTTTCGAAGACCAACCGTTCGGTCCGATCGTCGTCTGGGGAATCCGTAACCCGAACGCGGCCGGTGAAGGTTGCGATCGCACCCGACCGCTCCGCCATCGGCGAGGCTTTCGCCTCCGCCACGAGCTCCTCCAGGGTGACGTAGGGCTCGAAGCTGTCGATCCGCCCGGCGAGAGCCTCGAGATCTAGATCCTCCGGATTTATCGCCGTCTCCACGATATCACCGGCGATCTCCTCCTCGTTGGGCCCTTCACTGCCCGCGTCGGACCCCTCGTCAGTGTCGCCGGTCAGCCGAACCGTCGGCACCCGCAACCGGGTAAACCCGGCCGCGAGCACGTAGTCGTGGGTCGGCGCAAGCGTCTCGAGGAGGTCAGTGAACGTGCCGTCCGATCCGCTGACGCTCCAGGTTCCGTCTTCGGCCAGTGTTACCGTCGTCGATAGATCTGGGTTCGGCTCCGCCGTGGACGTGCTGGCTGCGAGTCCGCCGTCCGCGACGCCCGTGCCCTCTCCGGTTCCCGTTTCGCGTTCGGCTGCCCGCACCGTGGCGACCCGGCCTTCGAGACGCGTCGCGAGCGATCGCACGACGGCGTCGGCGCCCGGGCCGACGACGCTGAGTGGTTGCATACGTAGTTCCCGGGGTCGCGTGGATAAATGGCTTTCCGCCGTAGTTCCGGCCGACCGAGTCGGCGGCGCCGGACTCGACGGTCACACCGCCGCGGTTTCGACGCCCCGCAGGCGGGCCTCAGCCCGAACCCACACCACGATCGTGGCCGGGAGCAACAGGATCGCCGCGAGGTAGGCGTACAGCACCCCCAGCGCGATCAGGATCCCGAACTCCGCGATCAGAGGAATCAATGCGACGTACAGCACGCCGATTCCGGTGACGGTCGTGAGCATACTGCCGGTCAACGCACCGCCGGTTCCTCGAACTGTCACCAGCAGCGCCTCGTACACGTCGACGGCGGGATCACCGTCGAATTCGTCGACGAATCGATGCATGAAGTGGACGGTGTAATCCACCCCGAGACCGATCGAGACTGCGAGGATCGGCGCGTTGATCGGTGTCAAGGCGATGTCGAACAGCCGCATCGATCCCGCCAGCAGGGCGACAGTCACGACGACGGGAACGAGGTTGATGATTCCGTAGATCGCCCGTCCTTCGAGCAGCCGGTAGCTGATCGCGAGAAACGCCGCCGTCAGCCCGAACGCCACGAACAGGCTCACGATCGCCGACTCGGTGATCCGGTCGATCACCGCCTGGTTCACCACGATCTGTCCGGTCGGCGTCGCCTCCAGCGTCTGGAACCGTTCTGCGACCACCCACGCGTCGCGAGTGGCGTCCGTCGCGTCCGCTTCGGCGGTGAGCTGGAACTGGATCCGGGTCGCGCTCCGGTCGTCGGCGAGATACGTCCGTGCCTGGTCACCTCGCGGGGAATCCAGAAGCGACTCGAACACCCGGTCGACGTCGCGGTCCGGAACGCCGTTTCCGGTGGTGTCGGTCTGCCGGACGAGCGCGCCGAACTCGGGGTTCTCTTCGGCGTGTTGTCGAGTCACGGAGAGCACGCTGCTGGCGTCCGCCTCGCGCCGGTCGCCGGCGAACGCCGGCGGCGGATCCCGGGTCGCGCGGTCGATCTCTCTGAGGGTGGCGTCCGAACGCACCTCCGGCCCCTCGATGTACAAGGTCACGCTCCCGATGAATCCCTGATCGAAGTCGTCCTCGAGTATCGAGATCACCTCCAGGAACGAGTAGGTTCCCGGTTTGAACGGCTCGGGAAGCCGATCGTACTGTTCGATGCGCTCTTCGTTCGGGAAGAACACCTCCTGGGAGAACTCCGTGTCCACGCCGGTCCCGTACGCGCCTGCCGCGCCCCCGACCACGAGTGCGACCACGAGGACGCCGACGGCACCCACCCTGGCCAGGGAAACGCCCGCCGGAAGGATCGTCCCCAGGATCGATCCCTTCCGTCCGAGCGGTTTCGTTCCGAACTGGGGGAACCGCCGTCCCTCCCGGAGCCGGTCGAAAGCGACCTTCGCCGCCGGGAGGAACACGCCGAAGATGAGGAACGTGAAGGTGATACCCGCCGCAGCGACCAGCCCGAAGTCCCGCAGGCTCCCGAGCGGGCTCGTCAGGTTCGCCGCGAAACTGAACACGGTGGTGATCGCGACGATGAGAAACGCCACAGTCAGCTGGCTGGTAGTTAGTAGCATTGCGTCGTCGATCCCGGCGCCGTCGAGCCGTTCCTCGCGGTACCGGTTGATGATGTGGATCCCGAAGTCGATCCCCACCGCGAGCAACAGCGGGAATATCGTCACCATCGTGTCGCCGAACGGGATCCCGGCGTATCCCATGAAGCCGAACGTCCACACGAGCGTCATCACGAGTGCGGCGACCCCGACCCCGAGGTCGACGGGGTCCCGGTACGCGATCACGAGGAAGAAGACGATCAGCAGTATCGCTGCGGGAAAGACGACGATTGCGGTGTCGTTGAGCAGTTGCAGGATCTCGTCTTCCAGGAGCGCGTCCGCGAAGACGACGACGTTGTCGTTGATCGTGTAGCCGTCGACGGTTTCGAGGACGTCGATCGTTCGATACTGCAGCGCCGCCCGGTCGGACTGTCCGGCGCCGGCGGGCAGGTCGTAACTCACCTGCAGTTGTGCCGTCGACGCCGATCCCGTAG
Coding sequences within:
- a CDS encoding MMPL family transporter, producing the protein MAESDDNDPVTRAVNRLVTERPWTIVAVFLLLTAGFAVGIGTDAEQQAGADQFTEDIEEFEAFEEMQEVFAPRDRDGGGASATVFVKDDRNVLSEQSLLRMLEAQQRLEDREGLRVSATSSPASTIAREIDPSATTVETQRRTIERASPRQLAGAIQSAADRGSLGGVSTDLNPATGSASTAQLQVSYDLPAGAGQSDRAALQYRTIDVLETVDGYTINDNVVVFADALLEDEILQLLNDTAIVVFPAAILLIVFFLVIAYRDPVDLGVGVAALVMTLVWTFGFMGYAGIPFGDTMVTIFPLLLAVGIDFGIHIINRYREERLDGAGIDDAMLLTTSQLTVAFLIVAITTVFSFAANLTSPLGSLRDFGLVAAAGITFTFLIFGVFLPAAKVAFDRLREGRRFPQFGTKPLGRKGSILGTILPAGVSLARVGAVGVLVVALVVGGAAGAYGTGVDTEFSQEVFFPNEERIEQYDRLPEPFKPGTYSFLEVISILEDDFDQGFIGSVTLYIEGPEVRSDATLREIDRATRDPPPAFAGDRREADASSVLSVTRQHAEENPEFGALVRQTDTTGNGVPDRDVDRVFESLLDSPRGDQARTYLADDRSATRIQFQLTAEADATDATRDAWVVAERFQTLEATPTGQIVVNQAVIDRITESAIVSLFVAFGLTAAFLAISYRLLEGRAIYGIINLVPVVVTVALLAGSMRLFDIALTPINAPILAVSIGLGVDYTVHFMHRFVDEFDGDPAVDVYEALLVTVRGTGGALTGSMLTTVTGIGVLYVALIPLIAEFGILIALGVLYAYLAAILLLPATIVVWVRAEARLRGVETAAV